A genomic stretch from Buchnera aphidicola (Brevicoryne brassicae) includes:
- the queD gene encoding 6-carboxytetrahydropterin synthase QueD, with protein sequence MTTTIFKDFYFEAAHYLPYVPKNHKCGRLHGHSFLVRLEVQDKVKKETGWIIDYSDIKLKFKPIYDQLDHNFLNQIPGLENPTSEILAQWIWNNLKSTLPSLTSVTIKETCTSGCVYKGN encoded by the coding sequence ATGACAACAACAATATTTAAAGATTTTTATTTTGAAGCTGCACATTATTTGCCATATGTTCCAAAAAATCATAAATGTGGCCGATTACATGGTCACTCTTTTTTAGTTCGTTTAGAAGTACAAGATAAAGTTAAAAAAGAAACTGGATGGATAATAGATTATTCTGATATTAAATTAAAATTCAAACCTATTTATGATCAGTTAGATCATAATTTTCTAAATCAAATACCTGGTTTAGAAAATCCTACTAGTGAGATTTTAGCACAATGGATTTGGAATAATTTAAAATCTACATTACCCTCATTAACTTCTGTAACAATTAAAGAAACTTGTACATCTGGTTGTGTTTATAAAGGCAATTAA
- a CDS encoding peptidoglycan DD-metalloendopeptidase family protein, whose product MRLKKILYQLFFLMFMLIIFNNFLFACPVCKKYENISFYQKDDLNFRSSGKNIKNFVFLKKNECFSFLKVKSFFLKKKEFVISNNNFIGFFQKNKFKMFYVVKYKDTLYSIAKKSGHSYHELSKFNVIKKPYKIFVGQKIWIGDFFINKKNYSCSIKKINKKNFTSCKFIFENSFNISYILKNYNKKSIKICFFDNINSKKSNFFSKNKSSIMSKKWFWPVHSKNIKYFYDMKSKNKQIEIFGFRGQPVFASADGEVVCVTDLFEKYGRLIIIRHSKDYLSIYAFNDLILVKQRDKVHAKQKISTMGLSESNLVRLYFEIRYKGESVNPLNILPKINRKK is encoded by the coding sequence ATGCGATTAAAGAAAATTTTATATCAATTATTTTTTTTAATGTTTATGTTAATTATTTTTAATAATTTTCTTTTTGCATGTCCTGTGTGTAAAAAATATGAAAATATTTCTTTTTATCAAAAAGATGATTTAAATTTTAGATCATCAGGTAAAAACATAAAAAATTTTGTTTTTTTAAAAAAAAATGAATGTTTTTCATTTTTAAAAGTCAAAAGTTTTTTTTTAAAAAAAAAAGAATTTGTTATTTCTAATAATAATTTTATTGGATTTTTTCAAAAAAATAAATTTAAAATGTTTTATGTTGTTAAATATAAAGATACTCTTTATTCAATTGCAAAAAAATCTGGTCATAGCTATCATGAATTATCTAAATTTAATGTTATTAAAAAACCTTATAAAATTTTTGTAGGCCAAAAAATATGGATAGGTGACTTTTTTATTAATAAAAAAAATTATAGTTGTTCTATCAAAAAAATTAATAAAAAAAATTTTACTTCTTGTAAATTTATTTTTGAAAACTCTTTCAATATTTCATATATTTTAAAAAATTATAATAAAAAATCAATAAAAATATGTTTTTTTGATAATATAAATTCTAAAAAAAGTAATTTTTTTTCAAAAAATAAATCTTCTATTATGTCTAAAAAATGGTTTTGGCCTGTACACAGTAAAAATATTAAATATTTTTACGATATGAAATCAAAAAATAAACAAATAGAAATTTTTGGCTTTAGAGGACAACCAGTTTTTGCGTCAGCTGATGGTGAAGTAGTGTGCGTGACTGATTTATTTGAAAAATATGGTCGGCTAATTATTATTAGACATAGTAAGGATTATCTTAGTATTTATGCTTTTAATGACTTAATTTTAGTAAAGCAACGAGATAAAGTACATGCAAAACAGAAAATTTCGACAATGGGTTTATCTGAAAGTAATTTAGTTCGTCTTTATTTCGAAATACGTTATAAAGGAGAATCAGTAAATCCGTTAAATATTTTACCTAAAATTAATAGAAAAAAATAA